GGAGGACTTTGTGACTTGTCCTGACAGTAGCCCAGGTCCTGAGGGTAACCCTGGTAGGTTCCCTCAGTGTCGCTGCCCTCCGAGGGTCTCTCCTCACTCAGCCTCAGCAGCTCGGTGAGGTGCGAGATGTAGCGGATGGTGAGGCGGAGGGTCTCCAGCTTGGTCAGGCTCTGGCTCGCGGGGACCACCGAAGGGGGTAGGTAGGTCCTCAGGTTGTGCAGGGCTTTGGCCAGGCCCCTCATCCTCAGCTTCTCCCTCTCGCTGGCGCTTTGCCTCTGCTTCCCGGGGTAGCGGGGCCTGGTCTTCCTCAGCCTCTGGCTTGTGCCTGGCCGCTccgtgggtggggaggggagactCCGGGCCTCACAGGAGCTGCCGTGGGTCTCAGAACCTGGTGTGTGAGGTAAAATCGGAGGGGAGAATCTGCAGGAGTCAATGGAGGATACTGGAGAGAGACTGTAGGCTGTGGAGTCAGTGAGACAGTCAGACTCGGAGCTGAAAGGATTCCAATCTGATAACCGACTGCTGTCAGATTCTGAGGGGATACAAATCCAATATGAGAAAGCTTCACAGCCAAGCTCTGGGATAATAGAGCTGCAGTCAGAAATTCCGTTACAGTCAACATTATTCTCAAACATCATGCAATCTTGATACTGTGGCACAGGAATCTCCATGTTCCAGCTCTTCTTCCTCACAGAAGCtctgccttgggtgactctgcGACTGGACTGCAGCTAATGCAAGAGTTTTTCTGAACTTTTAAGGCagcatctgttcctttttatTCTCCCTCTAGAGCCATGAAGTAACACTTTTGCCCACACTATCTCCACATCAAAGACAAGGCTGTGACACCATTAGCT
The window above is part of the Chiloscyllium plagiosum isolate BGI_BamShark_2017 chromosome 36, ASM401019v2, whole genome shotgun sequence genome. Proteins encoded here:
- the LOC122540841 gene encoding mesoderm posterior protein 1-like — translated: MEIPVPQYQDCMMFENNVDCNGISDCSSIIPELGCEAFSYWICIPSESDSSRLSDWNPFSSESDCLTDSTAYSLSPVSSIDSCRFSPPILPHTPGSETHGSSCEARSLPSPPTERPGTSQRLRKTRPRYPGKQRQSASEREKLRMRGLAKALHNLRTYLPPSVVPASQSLTKLETLRLTIRYISHLTELLRLSEERPSEGSDTEGTYQGYPQDLGYCQDKSQSPPSECLTGAPHLFMNNESCIPADFQDRTLCQSFTENTESAAGLLVSMATLGPHRLVMRNVPY